The window TCCCCGTCTTGCCGGCCTAACATCGCATAGTGACCATTGATTTTCCGCGGGAACAGTGCCATGCCTTTGTTGGCGACGGCAGGTCCGTTGAGCGTATGCATTTTGAAACGCAGGAAGTCCTTCGTTTCTAGTAGCTGAGGCAGTACCAATTGCCCGTCGTAAGCACTGTAGGTTGCGTAGTACCGACTGCTGCCATCGTCTTCCGTGAAGTGCACGAACCGTGCGTCTTCGATTCCATTGCTTTCCGTCGGACTGAATGGAAAAACAACCCGCTCGGAAAGTTCGTGGTCGGGGGTGTATTGAATTTCGTAATTCGATTTCGCAAGCATCACAACGCGGTCCACCAGCGGCGCCAATTCGTTGTGAATCGAACGGTGTTCACGCAGCGATGCTTGCAATCGCGTTTCCAATTCTTCGAGAGTGAATTCGGTCGGCAAGGCCGCCAGCACTTCATAGGTGAACGTGTTTCCCAGCCCAAGTTCAATCAACTTGCGTCGAAACAGATCGTTTTCATAACAAGAGTCGGGAACGTATCGGGGCGTTGTGACAAATCGCACCGGCTCATCAATCTCAATGCCAAGATCGCAATTGATCGTGCCGCTTCGAAAAACGATGGACGAGATATGGCCCTCGCCGACTGCTCGCAGACTCATGGCAAAACGTCGCGAACCCGATGGCAGATCGGATTGGTCGGGATGCCAAACGAGTGAGGGGTTGAATAATGCTGCCGATTCCAACGCGTACTCCTGAGTGAAGTACGCCCCCAACAGCAAACGCCGGTTCTCGCTCAGTGGCGTGTCAGTGAGCAAATGATGTTTGAGGTCTCGGAATCTTCGTTCGAAGTAGGCTTTGGGTTTTTGATGTCGACCGTGAAATTCCTCGAGGACATGAGAGATGAGTTGGCTGACCTCCACTTCGGACAACGTGCAGACACGTCCGATAATACGCAGCACGCGGTCGTCGCCGGGCGGCTGGAACGGTCGCAGGACGACACGTTGGCTGTTGGGCGATAGAACGATTCCGGTTCGTTTGATTGGCAAGATAGTTCAGTGAGTTGGATTGGCGACGACACGCAACGTGGTATGAAGGCCTCGCATCTCGGCGAGTGAAAGTAGGAATGCGAGTGTCGACTCAGCACCCTGATTCGCATTGACTTGGTTTTCCATCAAACCGTCGAAGCAACCGCCCGTCGATGGGTCGTAGATTGGTTGCCCAAGATCGTTGCGGCCCAAGAACCAGTCGAATGCCAAGTGCGCTTGTTCGGACCAGAATTTGTCCTTGGTAGCAGCAAACGCTTCGATGGAGGCTGAAACCATGGCGTGAGCTTCGATTGCTTGCTGGTCGAAGACTGCCGCGACTCCGCCCTCAGGACTGAATCCGTTGGAACCGATCGGACGGAAACGTCCTTGTGGAGAAAGTTGAACTTCGCAGAGCCAACGCAGGGACTTCATTCCAATGTCGGCGACGCGTTGATTGTCGAACCAGCGACCATGAGTGATCATGGACTGGGACAGCTTGGCGTTGTTGTATGTTGCGATCTTTTCAAACCAAGGCCAAGCGTCCGTGGCGGTGGCGTCGTACATGTCGGCCAATCGTTCGGCGAGCTGATGACTCATCGCCGCAGCAACACGATCGCCACTGTAGCGGCGGAGGTATTCGTGGATTCCGATGATCGCGAGGGCCCATGTTCTCGGTGAGGAGGTCTTTTCACACGCCGGAAGTGCTTGGTGAAACACTTCGCGTGCCCAGGCAACCAAATTCGCGTTGCTCGATCGGCCAATGCAAGTTCCCAACGCCCACAAAGCGCGGCCTTGCGAGTCGTCCGAGCCGTCGGTTTCGAGCCATTGCCGATCAAAGCTGAGGAAATTGCGAAAACGTCCGGTTTCTCGATTGAAGGCGTTGTTAAGGAACGCCGCGTAACGCGACGCCAACGAACGCACTTCGGTCGAATCTTTGCCTTGCTCCTCCAGCAGCACCGTCAGGATCAAGGCTCGGGCGTTGTCGTCGGTGCAATACCCGTGGGCATGATCAGGAATGGAATAGATCGCGTGTTGGACGACACCGGTTGAATCGCTGAGATGTTGCAAGTGATCCAGCTGCATTTGTGGCAGTGCCAATGGTTGCTCGTCCAACGTGCGGACGGCCAGTGGCTTCAAGGACGATGTTCGTTGGTCACGAGCCCGATTGAACGAATCAATGTACAACTGAGAAACGTGTTCCCACGTCATGTCCCGGCCAAGGTCATATGCTTTGTCACGCATCGCCAAGCGTCGGTCGTCGTCGCTCAACAGTCCGATCACTTCGCGAGCGATCGCGGATGGATCCGCGAAGGGAACCAGGACTCCGCGTCCGTCGGCGAGTAATTCTTCGGCGTGCCAGTAGGGAGTCGAGATGACCGCCTGGCCACACCCGAATGCGTAAGCGAGTGTTCCCGAGACGGCTTGTTCGACGTTCAGGTAAGGCGTGATGTACAGGTCGGCCGCACCAATGAATTCAGTCAGTTCTTCCAGTTCGACGAAACGGTTGTAGAAGCTGACATGCTTGGAAACCCCCAGTTCCTTCGCCATCCGTTCCAAGCTGATTCGATAGCGTTCGCCTTGTTCGCGAAGCAGACTGGGGTGAGTGGCACCCAGAATGATGTAGATGAAGTCTGGGAATTTCGCGACGATTTCAGGGATCGCTTTCAGTACGTGCTCGATTCCCTTTCCCGGTGAGAGCAGTCCAAAAGTCAGAGCGACGGGTTTATCCTCCACACCGAATTGTTCTTTGAGAACGCTTTGGTCGGTTTCAGGAGCCTCCGGAATGCCGTGAGCAATCACGTCGATCTGGTCGCTGTCGACCGAGTAGGTGTCCAGCAACGTTTGCCGACTGCGTTCGGTCATCACGACCAACCGAGTGGAAAGGCGAATGAGCTGCATCATCACGGCACGTTGGGCTTCGTTTGGTTCCGATAGAACCGTGTGAAGTGTCGTGACAACCGGCATCCGCACGTCTTGGAGAAGTGCCAAAATGTGGCTGCCGCAGGGGCCACCAAAGATGCCAAATTCATGTTGCAACGAGATGACATCCACGTTGCTGAAGTTCAAAAAGTCAGCGGCCGATTGGTATTCATCCAGTTCCTGATCGGCAACTTGGAATTGGACTTCGTTGTCATAGGCGTAACCGCCTTCGATGTCGTCGAGCGTGACAACGATGCATTCGGCGCAAGTCTCTCGGGCGACACCGATTCGCAAATCATGCGTGAAAGTTGCGATACCACATTTTCGTGGCAGGTAGTCACCGACGAAGGCTATCTTCAGAAGGTCATTTGATATCATTGACATGGTTTACTTGTGGGGAATGCGTTCGAGCGAATCCAGAACGGATTGCTTTGAAAGCTGAACCGATGCCACGCAGGCGTCGGCCGCTCCATAAAAAATTTGCAGGGCGTCGCCACGGTCCAGCATTGCGGTGGGAAAGACGACG of the Rhodopirellula baltica SH 1 genome contains:
- a CDS encoding glycoside hydrolase family 130 protein; translated protein: MPIKRTGIVLSPNSQRVVLRPFQPPGDDRVLRIIGRVCTLSEVEVSQLISHVLEEFHGRHQKPKAYFERRFRDLKHHLLTDTPLSENRRLLLGAYFTQEYALESAALFNPSLVWHPDQSDLPSGSRRFAMSLRAVGEGHISSIVFRSGTINCDLGIEIDEPVRFVTTPRYVPDSCYENDLFRRKLIELGLGNTFTYEVLAALPTEFTLEELETRLQASLREHRSIHNELAPLVDRVVMLAKSNYEIQYTPDHELSERVVFPFSPTESNGIEDARFVHFTEDDGSSRYYATYSAYDGQLVLPQLLETKDFLRFKMHTLNGPAVANKGMALFPRKINGHYAMLGRQDGEHLFLMYSDMLYFWHTSELIIKPAEPWEYVQMGNCGSPIETDAGWLVLTHGVGPMRKYCIGAMLLDLNDPSKVIARLREPLVTPNEIEREGYVPNVVYTCGAIIHQNHLVIPYAMSDYATTFATIELKELLAMMI
- a CDS encoding glycosyltransferase family 4 protein, which produces MSMISNDLLKIAFVGDYLPRKCGIATFTHDLRIGVARETCAECIVVTLDDIEGGYAYDNEVQFQVADQELDEYQSAADFLNFSNVDVISLQHEFGIFGGPCGSHILALLQDVRMPVVTTLHTVLSEPNEAQRAVMMQLIRLSTRLVVMTERSRQTLLDTYSVDSDQIDVIAHGIPEAPETDQSVLKEQFGVEDKPVALTFGLLSPGKGIEHVLKAIPEIVAKFPDFIYIILGATHPSLLREQGERYRISLERMAKELGVSKHVSFYNRFVELEELTEFIGAADLYITPYLNVEQAVSGTLAYAFGCGQAVISTPYWHAEELLADGRGVLVPFADPSAIAREVIGLLSDDDRRLAMRDKAYDLGRDMTWEHVSQLYIDSFNRARDQRTSSLKPLAVRTLDEQPLALPQMQLDHLQHLSDSTGVVQHAIYSIPDHAHGYCTDDNARALILTVLLEEQGKDSTEVRSLASRYAAFLNNAFNRETGRFRNFLSFDRQWLETDGSDDSQGRALWALGTCIGRSSNANLVAWAREVFHQALPACEKTSSPRTWALAIIGIHEYLRRYSGDRVAAAMSHQLAERLADMYDATATDAWPWFEKIATYNNAKLSQSMITHGRWFDNQRVADIGMKSLRWLCEVQLSPQGRFRPIGSNGFSPEGGVAAVFDQQAIEAHAMVSASIEAFAATKDKFWSEQAHLAFDWFLGRNDLGQPIYDPSTGGCFDGLMENQVNANQGAESTLAFLLSLAEMRGLHTTLRVVANPTH